TTCGGCGTAGGTGGCGGCGATCACGAGCAGTTCCCGACGCTGTTCACCGCGCGCCGAGCGCCTCAGCACCTCGATGAAGTCGTACATCCCGCGCGCGATGGGCAGCAGGGCGCGGGAGCTGCGCCAGTTGTGCGCGTCGTTGATGATCCGCCGCAGCGACCGCAACCAACTCAGCGCGTCGTCCGCGATAGCGCCGCCGGACCCGCTGGACCCCCCGTACACGGCCGCGCTGGTGAGCGCCACGAGGGTGTCGACGTCGACACCGACCACGCCGTTCAGCAGGTCGGCGAAGCCGGGCGCGAGGCGCGTGACGTCGGCCGCGTCCATCGGAAGCGTGTTGTCGGACAGGCCGAGCAGGTGCGCCGGGATGCCCAGCAGACGCTGCAACGGCCGCAGCACGCGCAGGTCGTAGGAGATGTTGCTGCCGGACTCCAGCCGCGAGATGGCCGACTGGGAGAACCCGGCGAGCGAGCCCAGTTCGCCTTGGCGCAGCCCGTGCGCCCGCCGTGCCACCGCCACGACCGCGCCCGGCGACTGGTTGCGGACCGCCTCCCGCACTTCGCGGCTCTTCCACAGCGATCGGGGCAACGGCGGCAGCGGCGCCTCCGGGACGACCACCGCGGGCCGGCCCGTCGTCGGGTCGGTGCGATCGAGTGCCATGACCACATCCTTCCGCACAGACCCCGCATCCTGGCACCGCTCCCAGAACCGCGCGACCGCCGTTACGGGGACCACGCGACCGCCGCTCCCAGAACCGCGCGACCGCCGCTCCCAAGACCACGCGACCGCCGTTGACGGGGACCGCTCGACCGCCGCTCCCCGGACCACGCGACCGCCGTCAACGGGGACCGCTCGCCCCCCGCTACCGAGGTCGCGCGACCGTTACGGGTTCATGTGGCCGGCCACGCCGATATGCTCCGCCGGTGATCAGGGTGATGCGGGACTTCTCGACCGGTGTAGGACTGCTCGGACAGGGTTTCGGGCTGGTGTTCCGCTCACCGAAACTGCTGCTGATCGGCGCGATCCCGGCGTTGCTGACGACAGTGCTGCTGATCGGCGGCGCGGTGGCGCTGGCGGCCTACATCGACGACATCGCCGCCTGGGCCACGCCGTTCGCCGACGACTGGAACGAAGGGGTGCGCGCGGCCACCCGGTTCGCCGCCGGGTTCGCCATCATCGGCGCGTTCATCGCGATCGGGCTGCTGCTGTTCACCGCGATCACGCTGATCATCGGCGGCCCGTTCTACGAGCACATCGCCGAGACCGTGGAGGACACCCACCTCGGCGGCGTGCCCGAAGCCGACCAGGCGGGCTGGGCGAAGTCCGCCGCCGTGGGCATCCGGGACGCGGTGATGCTCATCGGCCTGGCGATCCTGTGCGCCATCCCGCTGTTCGCCGCCGGGTTCATCCCGGTCATCGGGCAGACCGTGGTGCCGGTGATCGCGGTGTGCGTCAACGCGACGATCCTCGGCATCGAGCTGACCGGCATCCCGTTCACCCGGCGCGGCCTCAAGCTCGGCGTGCGGCGGCAGGTGCTGCGCAAGCGGCGGGCCGTCACGCTCGGCTTCGCCGTGCCCACCTACCTGCTGTGCCTCATCCCGTTGGCGGCGCTGGTGGTGCTGCCGGCGGCGATGGCAGGCGGCACGGTCCTCGCGCACCGCCTGCTCCACAACCAGATCAGGTGAACGGCACCCACGCCTGAGTGGACAGGCCGTCGATCCGGGTGACCTGGATCCCGGCGGCGGACACCGTCCACAGGTCGTCGCCGATCACCAGCGCCCGGCGGATGCCCGGCTCGTAGCTCGACGCCTCGTGCCGGATCGTGCCCATCGCGGTGAACGCGCCGTCACCGAGCTTGAGCACCAGCAGTCCGCTCGGCATCGGCTCGACCGGCTTCCGCCCGACGGGCATGTTCAGCACCGGCAGCAGGATCAGGTCGCGCGCGGGCCAGTACAGGAAGGCGTGCGGGTCGAACTCGACCTCCGAGTTCGCGCCCGGCAGGTGGTGGCCCGCGACCTTGGTCGGCACGGCCGGGTCCGACACGTCGAACAGCGACACCTGCGTGCCCGTCGTGCGGCCCTGCGCAGTGGCCTCCTGGCCGACGCCGATCAGCTTCCCGTCGCCCGCCGGGTGCAGGTACGCCGAGTAGCCGGTGATCTTCAGCTCGCCGACCTTGCGCGGCTTGGCCGGGTCGGACAGGTCCAGCGTGTAGAGCGGGTCGACCTGCCGGAACGTCACCACGTACCCGACCGGGCCGACGAACCGGACGCTGTAGATGCGCTCGTCCAGGCCGAGGCCGTCGAGCCTGCCGACTTCCTGGAGCTTCCCGCCGTCCGCCTTCAGCACGGTGACCGAACTCTGCGTCGTGGGCCGCTTCTTCGGGATGCCGGGCGCGCCGGGCCCGTCACTGGACGTCGTCGCCACCCGCAGATGGCCCTGGTGCTCGGACAGCGAGTACTGGTTCAGCAGCGTGCCGCCGACCCGGCCGGACGCCACGTGCTTCGGCGGTCCGGGCTGCGAGATGTCGAACTGGTGGATCGCGGTGTCCCGCGAGGAGTTCGGCGCGGTGCGCGTCCTCGGCCGCAGGTGGTGGTCGTCTGCCACGTAGAGCGACGTTCCGGTGCCGTAGACGGTGTCGCCGTCGGCCATGATCGTCACGGCGTCGCCGTTGCCCAGGTCGCCGGGGAAGTCGAACGTCAGCACGGACAGCATGGACGTGCCCGAGTGCTGCTCGGGGTGGCTGATCCGGTCGCACGCCACCAGCGAGCCGTCCGAGCGGGAGCCGTCGGCGGCGGTCAGCTCGTAGCGCGGGAGCCACGCCCCGATCGGCGCGGTGGCGACCAGCGCCCGGTTCTCGATCAGGGATTCCGCCTCGGTGCGGCCGTCCGTCGGGTACACCCACGGCAGTCGCGGTCCGGAGTGGACGACCACGCGCACCACGCCGTCGACCTGGCGGGCGTCCACGTACCGGCCGTCCACGGTGAGCGTGTTCAGGATGCGCGGCTCGGCGGCGAGGTCGACCAACGTCACCGACGCGCCCTCGGAGTACGTCTCGTGCGGGCTGTCGACCGCGATCCGGTGCCCCGTCATGCCGTCCCCGCCGCCGACGACCAGCGCGCGGTCCTCGTGCAGCAGCAGTTGGGAGGCGTGGCCGCCGGGCACGTCGAGGGTGCCGGTGATCCGG
This is a stretch of genomic DNA from Saccharothrix ecbatanensis. It encodes these proteins:
- a CDS encoding EI24 domain-containing protein; this encodes MIRVMRDFSTGVGLLGQGFGLVFRSPKLLLIGAIPALLTTVLLIGGAVALAAYIDDIAAWATPFADDWNEGVRAATRFAAGFAIIGAFIAIGLLLFTAITLIIGGPFYEHIAETVEDTHLGGVPEADQAGWAKSAAVGIRDAVMLIGLAILCAIPLFAAGFIPVIGQTVVPVIAVCVNATILGIELTGIPFTRRGLKLGVRRQVLRKRRAVTLGFAVPTYLLCLIPLAALVVLPAAMAGGTVLAHRLLHNQIR
- a CDS encoding beta-propeller domain-containing protein, encoding MTRRPWGSRAALFGGVALVVGVSAASAVPAVVEDWRTVPPIEAVPVDLVAFDTCDTALTGLRDAIRPHVGVHGLGSPFMSTHGQVVEDSRAGAESSAGTPKVAAEAPEHSKTNTHEAGVDEPDLVKTDGKRVVTVADGKLRVLDVATRRITGTLDVPGGHASQLLLHEDRALVVGGGDGMTGHRIAVDSPHETYSEGASVTLVDLAAEPRILNTLTVDGRYVDARQVDGVVRVVVHSGPRLPWVYPTDGRTEAESLIENRALVATAPIGAWLPRYELTAADGSRSDGSLVACDRISHPEQHSGTSMLSVLTFDFPGDLGNGDAVTIMADGDTVYGTGTSLYVADDHHLRPRTRTAPNSSRDTAIHQFDISQPGPPKHVASGRVGGTLLNQYSLSEHQGHLRVATTSSDGPGAPGIPKKRPTTQSSVTVLKADGGKLQEVGRLDGLGLDERIYSVRFVGPVGYVVTFRQVDPLYTLDLSDPAKPRKVGELKITGYSAYLHPAGDGKLIGVGQEATAQGRTTGTQVSLFDVSDPAVPTKVAGHHLPGANSEVEFDPHAFLYWPARDLILLPVLNMPVGRKPVEPMPSGLLVLKLGDGAFTAMGTIRHEASSYEPGIRRALVIGDDLWTVSAAGIQVTRIDGLSTQAWVPFT